A DNA window from Pogona vitticeps strain Pit_001003342236 chromosome 2, PviZW2.1, whole genome shotgun sequence contains the following coding sequences:
- the LOC144586328 gene encoding uncharacterized protein LOC144586328, with protein sequence MEGFSFPPELSWGRETCDPARARISEETFRGRLGPPPLLRHGVCTEERAFASDDRQGEVWASSLLGEQTAVPTVRPKKYHLLNDRLLQDPFDPLELEAVYNKVFNNEPRDEPPCLFPAFTTSAPPAGEGPSYTGAQRGAGAVPKAGKEEWLGLKETMDRQAKLIENLVEQQTLIARQIRRQGPEEERTERPAAAVRGGLIAGPAPIRMQKMTSSDDPEAYLHTFERVAVAAGWPREQWTLILIPCLTGLLQEVVDTLSTQEASQYESVKRAILRTLNLTEETYRKRLRDLKWKPGSHPRTVTQRMRANALRWLKPNGEDGERVVDLIVMEQLVQTLGAGAKNWIQRNNPKTLEKAISLLEDYSVTEEAAKEGNTPWAEKGKPRGGEASLSFSNSSTRSAVEPSGTQKFKGKMFEPFGSKPVRPVTVDQRIYAPGTGWREGKDGRPIYTPGAGVRENKEGRPVCFACGVPGHVRRNCPGADCSWVGLYDKPSPPKVDSSERWEVEAWVNGDKKKALIDTGCAKTLVRDLLGQKKEEGLTVRCIHGDVKKYQTLWATVRVGAEERRMNIGVVPGLSREMLLGRDWVGSRDVGKIKEGLQGEMLKAEDQSDFLQRASREQMRLMQQDDASLQEPLLAAQPDRGEPELESRTAHSEGGACEGDRESVPSSVKKEDVEEGGCVEGVLIELDQTEVVSERAEEVCLVEEGGEEVDLIMWEEIKEGGGARDFRTWTDLNVDRPRHRGVQTEPILDPSQASGATSGFPNLMTGGGLLPDPPFLGAKGRGIEPLEWKVSVFPLNYPGGGRRVIRPGPEYQKKPLEGDWARHPCCGTVCALRSAPLRQMTDREKFGPAPF encoded by the exons ATGGAAGGTTTCAGTTTTCCCCCTGAACTATCCTGGGGGAGGGAGACGTGTGATCCGGCCCGGGCCAGAATATCAGAAGAAACCtttagagggagattgggcccgccacccttgctgCGGCACGGTGTGTGCACTGAGGAGCGCGCCTTTGCGTCAGATGACAGACAGGGAGAAGTTTGGGCCAGCTCCCTTCTAGGCGAACAAACCGCGGTTCCTACTGTTCGTCCTAAGAAGTACCATTTGTTGAATGATCGGTTGTTGCAAGATCCGTTTGATCCTTTAGAGTTGGAAGCTGTTTACAATAAAGTGTTTAATAATGAACCCCGTGATGAGCCTCCGTGTCtgtttcccgccttcaccacaaGTGCCCCCCCCGCTGGAGAAGGACCTTCTTAcactggcgcccaacgtggggcggggGCGGTACCGAAGGCGGGAAAGGAAGAATGGCTGGGACTAAAAGAGACTATGGACCGGCAGGCGAAGTTAATAGAAAATCTGGTTGAACAACAAACGCTGATCGCGAGACAGATAAGGCGGCAAGGGCCAGAGGAAGAGAGAACGGAGAGACCAGCGGCAGCAGTAAGGGGGGGCTTGATAGCAGGGCCTGCCCCCATTCGTATGCAAAAGATGACAAGCTCTGATGATCCTGAGGCCTATTTGCATACCTTTGAGAGAGTGGCTGTAGCAGCTGGGTGGCCGAGAGAACAATGGACCCTTATTTTGATTCCATGCCTTACGGGGCTGTTGCAGGAAGTGGTGGATACTTTGAGCACACAAGAGGCCTCCCAATATGAGTCAGTAAAGAGGGCTATACTTCGAACATTGAATTTGACTGAAGAAACGTATCGGAAAAGACTGAGAGATCTAAAATGGAAGCCGGGTTCCCACCCCCGCACAGTGACGCAACGGATGAGGGCAAACGCGTTGAGATGGTTAAAACCTAATGGAGAAGACGGCGAGCGGGTAGTGGATTTGATTGTTATGGAGCAACTAGTACAGACGTTAGGAGCTGGCGCGAAAAACTGGATTCAACGAAACAACCCGAAGACGCTGGAGAAAGCAATTTCCTTATTGGAGGATTATAGTGTGACGGAGGAGGCTGCGAAAGAAGGCAACACCCCCTGGGCGGAGAAAGGCAAACCACGCGGTGGAGAGGCTTCGCTTTCGTTTTCTAATTCAAGCACACGGTCAGCAGTAGAGCCAAGCGGAACGCAGAAATTCAAAGGGAAGATGTTCGAACCCTTTGGATCTAAACCTGTGCGCCCGGTAACTGTGGATCAGCGGATTTATGCTCCTGGGACGGGATGGAGAGAGGGCAAGGACGGGCGCCCTATTTACACTCCCGGAGCAGGGGTACGCGAGAACAAAGAGGGGCGCCCTGTCTGCTTCGCCTGTGGGGTCCCTGGCCACGTGAGGAGGAATTGCCCGGGGGCCGACTGTTCGTGGGTGGGGCTGTATGACAAACCTTCCCCCCCTAAAGTGGATTCATCAGAGAGGTGGGAGGTAGAAGCCTGGGTGAATGGAGACAAGAAAAAGGCTTTGATAGACACAGGATGTGCCAAGACGTTAGTACGGGACCTTTTGggacagaaaaaagaagagggattgACTGTTCGCTGCATACATGGGGATGTAAAGAAATATCAGACATTATGGGCCACTGTGAGGGTAGGGGCAGAAGAACGAAGGATGAATATAGGTGTGGTGCCGGGGTTATCGAGGGAAATGCTGCTGGGAAGAGATTGGGTCGGATCTAGAGATGTGGGGAAGATCAAGGAGGGATTGCAGGGAGAAATGTTGAAAGCTGAAGACCAGTCCGATTTTTTGCAGCGCGCCTCGCGGGAACAGATGCGATTGATGCAACAGGACGATGCATCGCTTCAAGAACCATTGCTAGCGGCTCAACCG GACAGAGGGGAGCCCGAACTGGAGTCGAGGACGGCCCACTCGgaagggggggcgtgtgaaggtgatcgagagagtgtgccgtcctccgttaaaaaggaagatgtagaggaaggcggatgtgtggaaggggtgcTGATAGAACTGGACCAAACGGAGGTGGTGTCTGAGAGGGCTGAAGAGGTgtgtcttgtggaagaaggaggggaggaggtggatctaattatgtgggaggagataaaagaaggaggaggcgcgCGGGACTTTAGAACTTGGACAGACTTAAACGTGGACAGACCAAGACACCGAGGGGTCCAGACTGAGCCCATTCTCGACCCAAGTCAAGCGTCTGGAGCAACATCGGGGTTCCCTAATCTGATGACCGGAGGGGGACTACTGCCGGATCCACCATTCCTGGGAGCCAAAGGCAGAGGTATTGAGCCCCTGGAATGGAAGGTTTCAGTTTTCCCCCTGAACTATCCTGGGGGAGGGAGACGTGTGATCCGGCCCGGGCCAGAATATCAGAAGAAACCtttagagggagattgggcccgccacccttgctgCGGCACGGTGTGTGCACTGAGGAGCGCGCCTTTGCGTCAGATGACAGACAGGGAGAAGTTTGGGCCAGCTCCCTTCTAG
- the RACGAP1 gene encoding rac GTPase-activating protein 1 isoform X2 — protein METAMMNLRNILNQLKRQAEILNEDNEIQFIQLAKNFEEFRKKWQSMDHEVARCKELLMKRETECSALDVKLKHARNQVDVEIKRRQRAEAACEKLERQIQLMREVLMCDSSGSIQLSEEQRSALAFLNRPQTSTGGNKRLSTIDESGSILSDISFDKTDESLDWDSTVMKTVRLKKREKRRSSRQFIEGPPGPLKKTRSIGATADQGNESIIARTTLTVPNDGGPIEAISTLETVPYYVGSQRNTAILQPWNSDSNLGSRQLECKSETDGFSTPGNTGMRLHEFVSKTVIKPESCVPCGKRIKFGKLSLKCRDCRVVTHPECRERCPLPCIPTLAGTPVRIGEGALVDFVPLTPPMIPSIVVHCVNEIEQRGLHETGLYRISGCDRTVKDLKEKFLRGKTLPLLIKVEDIHAICGLLKDFLRNLKEPLLTFRLNKPFMEAAEIMDEDNSVAAIYQTIGELPQANRDTLAFLMLHLQRVAQSPDTKMDISNLAKVFGPTIVGHAVPDPDPMTLLQDTKRQPKVVERLICLPTEYWTQFMMVEQENIEPGHIIENSNAYSTPCTPDVKVSMLGPVTTPEQQLVKTSSSSSLSQKMKSTFGRTTPKFGSKSKSTTGLGRQGNFFASPLLK, from the exons AATTTATTCAGCTGGCAAAGAACTTTGAAGAATTCAGGAAAAAGTGGCAAAGCATGGATCATGAGGTGGCCAGGTGCAAAGAGCTCCTAATGAAAAGAGAAACTGAGTGCAGTGCCCTGGATGTGAAGCTGAAACATGCTAGAAACCAAGTCGATGTAGAGATCAAGCGAAGACAGCGTGCTGAAGCGGCCTGCGAAAAGTTG GAGCGGCAGATCCAGCTGATGAGGGAAGTGCTCATGTGTGATTCATCAGGCAGTATTCAGCTGAGTGAAGAACAGAGATCAGCACTAGCCTTTCTAAACAGGCCTCAGACTTCGACTGGTGGGAACAAAAG ACTGTCAACGATTGATGAATCTGGTTCAATTTTATCCGACATCAGTTTCGACAAGACTGATGAATCTCTG GATTGGGATTCCACAGTAATGAAGACTGTTAGgctgaagaaaagagaaaaaaga cgCTCATCCAGGCAGTTTATTGAAGGCCCACCTGGTCCTTTAAAGAAAACTCGTTCTATTGGCGCTACAGCAGACCAA GGAAATGAATCAATAATTGCAAGAACAACCCTAACTGTACCTAATGATGGAGGCCCAATTGAAGCGATCTCTACTCTTGAGACTGTTCCTTACTATGTTGGAAGCCAAAGAAACACAG CCATTCTACAGCCTTGGAACAGTGATTCAAACCTGGGAAGCAGGCAACTGGAATGTAAATCTGAAACAGATGGATTTAGCACTCCTGGGAACACTGGGATGAGACTTCATGAATTTGTCTCAAAAACG GTTATTAAACCCGAATCATGTGTTCCTTGCGGCAAGCGCATAAAGTTTGGGAAGCTGTCACTGAAGTGCCGAGACTGCCGGGTAGTGACGCACCCAGAATGTCGAGAGCGCTGCCCCCTGCCCTGCATACCTACCTTAGCAGGCACTCCTGTCAGAATTGGAGAG GGAGCTCTTGTGGATTTTGTACCTCTGACACCACCAATGATCCCTTCCATTGTAGTTCACTGTGTGAACGAAATAGAACAGCGAGGACTGCATGAG ACAGGCCTCTACCGTATTTCTGGCTGTGACCGCACAGTAAAAGACCTGAAAGAAAAGTTCCTTCGAGGGAAAACTCTGCCCCTGCTGATCAAGGTGGAAGACATCCATGCTATATGTGGCCTTCTGAAAGACTTCCTCCGCAACCTTAAGGAGCCTCTCCTCACCTTCCGTCTTAACAAGCCTTTTATGGAGGCTGCTG AAATAATGGATGAGGATAATAGTGTGGCAGCCATATATCAAACCATTGGGGAGCTCCCTCAGGCTAACAGGGATACTCTGGCTTTTCTCATGTTACATCTTCAGCG AGTGGCTCAAAGTCCAGATACCAAAATGGATATTTCTAACCTAGCCAAAGTCTTTGGACCTACAATTGTTGGCCATGCTGTGCCAGATCCTGATCCCATGACCCTACTGCAAGACACAAAGAGACAACCTAAG GTTGTGGAGCGGTTAATCTGCTTGCCTACAGAATACTGGACTCAGTTCATGATGGTGGAGCAGGAAAACATTGAGCCTGGACATATAATTGAAAACTCAAATGCGTACTCCACCCCTTGCACACCAGATGTTAAAG TGAGCATGTTGGGACCAGTCACCACTCCAGAGCAGCAGCTGGTGAAGACTTCTTCAAGCAGTTCTTTGTCGCAGAAGATGAAATCGACATTTGGCAGAACAACACCTAA GTTTGGGAGCAAAAGCAAGTCTACAACTGGTCTTGGACGCCAGGGCAACTTCTTTGCTTCTCCACTGCTGAAATGA
- the RACGAP1 gene encoding rac GTPase-activating protein 1 isoform X1 produces the protein MLLPAPFPGKTMETAMMNLRNILNQLKRQAEILNEDNEIQFIQLAKNFEEFRKKWQSMDHEVARCKELLMKRETECSALDVKLKHARNQVDVEIKRRQRAEAACEKLERQIQLMREVLMCDSSGSIQLSEEQRSALAFLNRPQTSTGGNKRLSTIDESGSILSDISFDKTDESLDWDSTVMKTVRLKKREKRRSSRQFIEGPPGPLKKTRSIGATADQGNESIIARTTLTVPNDGGPIEAISTLETVPYYVGSQRNTAILQPWNSDSNLGSRQLECKSETDGFSTPGNTGMRLHEFVSKTVIKPESCVPCGKRIKFGKLSLKCRDCRVVTHPECRERCPLPCIPTLAGTPVRIGEGALVDFVPLTPPMIPSIVVHCVNEIEQRGLHETGLYRISGCDRTVKDLKEKFLRGKTLPLLIKVEDIHAICGLLKDFLRNLKEPLLTFRLNKPFMEAAEIMDEDNSVAAIYQTIGELPQANRDTLAFLMLHLQRVAQSPDTKMDISNLAKVFGPTIVGHAVPDPDPMTLLQDTKRQPKVVERLICLPTEYWTQFMMVEQENIEPGHIIENSNAYSTPCTPDVKVSMLGPVTTPEQQLVKTSSSSSLSQKMKSTFGRTTPKFGSKSKSTTGLGRQGNFFASPLLK, from the exons AATTTATTCAGCTGGCAAAGAACTTTGAAGAATTCAGGAAAAAGTGGCAAAGCATGGATCATGAGGTGGCCAGGTGCAAAGAGCTCCTAATGAAAAGAGAAACTGAGTGCAGTGCCCTGGATGTGAAGCTGAAACATGCTAGAAACCAAGTCGATGTAGAGATCAAGCGAAGACAGCGTGCTGAAGCGGCCTGCGAAAAGTTG GAGCGGCAGATCCAGCTGATGAGGGAAGTGCTCATGTGTGATTCATCAGGCAGTATTCAGCTGAGTGAAGAACAGAGATCAGCACTAGCCTTTCTAAACAGGCCTCAGACTTCGACTGGTGGGAACAAAAG ACTGTCAACGATTGATGAATCTGGTTCAATTTTATCCGACATCAGTTTCGACAAGACTGATGAATCTCTG GATTGGGATTCCACAGTAATGAAGACTGTTAGgctgaagaaaagagaaaaaaga cgCTCATCCAGGCAGTTTATTGAAGGCCCACCTGGTCCTTTAAAGAAAACTCGTTCTATTGGCGCTACAGCAGACCAA GGAAATGAATCAATAATTGCAAGAACAACCCTAACTGTACCTAATGATGGAGGCCCAATTGAAGCGATCTCTACTCTTGAGACTGTTCCTTACTATGTTGGAAGCCAAAGAAACACAG CCATTCTACAGCCTTGGAACAGTGATTCAAACCTGGGAAGCAGGCAACTGGAATGTAAATCTGAAACAGATGGATTTAGCACTCCTGGGAACACTGGGATGAGACTTCATGAATTTGTCTCAAAAACG GTTATTAAACCCGAATCATGTGTTCCTTGCGGCAAGCGCATAAAGTTTGGGAAGCTGTCACTGAAGTGCCGAGACTGCCGGGTAGTGACGCACCCAGAATGTCGAGAGCGCTGCCCCCTGCCCTGCATACCTACCTTAGCAGGCACTCCTGTCAGAATTGGAGAG GGAGCTCTTGTGGATTTTGTACCTCTGACACCACCAATGATCCCTTCCATTGTAGTTCACTGTGTGAACGAAATAGAACAGCGAGGACTGCATGAG ACAGGCCTCTACCGTATTTCTGGCTGTGACCGCACAGTAAAAGACCTGAAAGAAAAGTTCCTTCGAGGGAAAACTCTGCCCCTGCTGATCAAGGTGGAAGACATCCATGCTATATGTGGCCTTCTGAAAGACTTCCTCCGCAACCTTAAGGAGCCTCTCCTCACCTTCCGTCTTAACAAGCCTTTTATGGAGGCTGCTG AAATAATGGATGAGGATAATAGTGTGGCAGCCATATATCAAACCATTGGGGAGCTCCCTCAGGCTAACAGGGATACTCTGGCTTTTCTCATGTTACATCTTCAGCG AGTGGCTCAAAGTCCAGATACCAAAATGGATATTTCTAACCTAGCCAAAGTCTTTGGACCTACAATTGTTGGCCATGCTGTGCCAGATCCTGATCCCATGACCCTACTGCAAGACACAAAGAGACAACCTAAG GTTGTGGAGCGGTTAATCTGCTTGCCTACAGAATACTGGACTCAGTTCATGATGGTGGAGCAGGAAAACATTGAGCCTGGACATATAATTGAAAACTCAAATGCGTACTCCACCCCTTGCACACCAGATGTTAAAG TGAGCATGTTGGGACCAGTCACCACTCCAGAGCAGCAGCTGGTGAAGACTTCTTCAAGCAGTTCTTTGTCGCAGAAGATGAAATCGACATTTGGCAGAACAACACCTAA GTTTGGGAGCAAAAGCAAGTCTACAACTGGTCTTGGACGCCAGGGCAACTTCTTTGCTTCTCCACTGCTGAAATGA